The genome window TTAAGAAATTCACAAGATACAAGTGAGGCGGCTAAGCTTATAGGTATGAGTGAAAAAATTTTTAATGAAAAAATGAAAAAATATAATATTACTTAAAAAGGAAGGATAATGAAAAAAATTGCTATTGTGGGCGCAACTGGAGCAGTTGGTGAAGAGCTTTTGAATGTTTTAGATGAGCTTGATTTTCCAGTTGAAAGTATTTTGCCGCTAGCAAGCGCAAAAAGCGCAGGCAGTGAAGTAGAATTTAGAGGCAAAAGCTACAAAGTTAAAGAATTAACTCCAAGTGTTTTTAAGGAAAATCCTGTAGACATCGCCTTTTTTAGCGCAGGTGGAAATATAAGCGCTGAGTATGCAAAATACGCAGTTGAATGCGGTGCTGTTGTGATTGATAATACAAGTCATTTTAGAATGGATGAGAATGTTCCTTTGGTGGTGCCTGAATGCAATAGTGAAGATATTGAAAATTGGAAAAAAACAGGGATTATTGCAAATCCAAATTGCTCTACTATACAAATGGTACATGTGTTAAAACCACTAGATGATGTATTTAATTTAAAAAGAGTAGATGTAAGCACTTATCAGGCTGCAAGTGGTGCGGGTAAAGAAGGTATGGAAGAATTGGTTCAAGGTATGCAAAGTTTTTTTGCGTTTGAATTAGATGAATTTGAAGCAAAAACCTTTCCTTATCCTTTGGCTTTAAATTTAATTCCGCAAATTGACGTTTTTAGTGATAATGGATACACTAAAGAAGAGTTAAAAATGATCAACGAAACCCAAAAAATACTTCATAAGAAGCTAGATATCTCTGCAACTTGTGTAAGAGTTCCTGTGCTTAGAAGCCATAGTGAGGCCATTACAATGCACTTTGAAAAAGAAGTGGATATTGCTCAAGTAAGAGAAATTCTTTCTAAGGCTCCAAGCGTTGTTGTAATGGATGATGTAGAAAATAAAAAATACCCAATGCCGCTTTTTACAAGTGATACAAATGAAACTTATGTGGGTAGAATTAGACGCGATATAAATCACAAGAATATTGTGCATTTATGGTGTGTAGCGGATCAAATTCGTGTTGGGGCGGCTACTAATGCTGTCCGTATTGCAAAAAAATGGTTAGAATTGGTTTGATAAAGGGGAAAAATGCTAGGAAAATTTTTTGAAAATTTATTAGTTAAAAGTCGTTTGGTTACTATTTTACCGGTTATTTTTGGTCTTGTTGGTGCTTTTGTTTTGTTTTTTATAGCTAGTTACGATGTAATTAAAGTTTTAAAATATGTTTTTGAATACTTTATGGTTTCTAATTCAACAGTAGATTTGCATGAGGATATTGTGGGTTTGATTATAGGTGCTGTGGATTTATACCTAATGGCTTTAGTTTTATTTATCTTTTCTTTTGGAATTTATGAGCTTTTTATTAGTGAAATACAAGAGTTTAAAAAAACAAAACAATCTAAAGTGTTAGAAGTGCATAGCTTAGATCAACTCAAGGATAAACTAGCAAAGGTTATCATTATGGTTTTGGTGGTAAATTTCTTCCAAAGAATTTTACAAATGCAGTTAAACACCGTCTTAGATATGACCTATCTTGCAGGTTCTATTTTAGCTCTTTGTATAGGTCTTTATTTTTTACATAAAAGCGATCACTAATATAAGGAATAAAAATGATTTTTATTGATGCGTGTTTAAAAAAACCAACTCCTTATACTCCTGTTTGGATGATGCGTCAAGCAGGAAGATATTTGCCTGAGTATATGGAAGTTAGAGCAAAAGCTGGAGATTTTTTATCTCTTTGTAAAGACTATAAAAAAGCAAGCGAAGTTACTTTGCAGCCTATTGATATTTTAGGGGTTGATGCGGCTATTATTTTTTCAGATATTTTAGTGGTACCTTTAGAAATGGGCATGGATTTGAAATTTGAAAAAGGAGAAGGACCGGTATTTTCAAACCCGTTGAAAACAAAAGATGATTTAGAAAATTTAGATGTGGAAAAAAGCATTAAAAATCTTTCTTATGTATATGATGCCTTAGCACTTACTAGAGAAAAACTTTCTCAAGATAAAGCATTGATTGGTTTTTGTGGAAGCCCTTGGACTATTGCTACTTATATGATAGAGGGTGGTGGTAGTAAAAATTATGCAAAATGCAAAAAATTAGTTTATCAAAATCCTGAATTTTTACATCAGATTTTATCTAAACTTACTTTAGCATTGAAGTATTACATTCAAGAGCAAATCAAAGCAGGTGCAAATGCTATTCAAATTTTTGATAGCTGGGCAAGCGCTTTGGAGAAGGAAAAGTTTTTTGAATTTTCTTTTAACTATATGCTTGAGATCGCAAATTTTATAAAAGAAAAATATCCTGATATTCCTGTGATTTTATTTCCTAAAGGTGTGAGTGGCTTTTTAGATGATATCGATGGAAATTTTGATGTTTTTGGTGTAGATTGGAGTACGCCTTTAGAGCTTGCAAAAGAAAAACTAGGTGCTAAATATACTTTACAAGGTAATATGGAACCTTGCAGGTTGTATGATAAAAAAGCGATCGAAGTAGGAGTGGAGAAAATTTTAAATATCATGCAAGGTAGTGCGCATATTTTTAATTTAGGTCATGGGATTTTACCAGATATTCCAGTGGAAAATGCAAAATATTTTATTAAGTTAGTTCAAGAGAAATCACAAAAGTGAGTAAAATTACCTTTGGACCTATAAGCTCAAGAAGATTTGGACTTTCATTAGGTATTGATTTAAGTCCAAATCAAAAACAATGCAATTTTGACTGTGTATATTGTGAGTTACAAGCTGCAAAACCCTTAGAAAGGGCTTTAATCTATCCTGAAGTTCAAGATATTATCCATGAAGTGCAAAAAGCATTAGAAAGTAATGTGCAATTTGATTTTTTAACATTGACCGCAAATGGCGAACCAAGTTTATATCCTCATTTAGAGAAACTAGTTAATGAGTTAAAAAAAATAAAACAAGATAAAAAGCTTTTGATTTTAAGTAATGGTAGTGGGGTTTTAAACCCTAATTCTTTTAATGCGCTGCTTGGAATTGATGTTGTGAAATTTAGCCTTGATAGCGCAATAGAAAAAACATTTTATAGAATCGATAGAGCTTTAAAGCAAATTAGACTTGAAACTATGGTTGAAAAAATGATAATTTTTAGGGAAAAATTCTTAGGTGATCTTGTGATGGAGGTCTTAATCGTACAAGGTTTAAATGATAGTAAAGAAGAAATGCATGCTTTAAATGATGTTTTTGCAAGAATTAAGCCTTTAAGGGTTGATTTAAGCACGATTGATAGACCACCAGCTTATCCAGTTAAGGGTGTATCTACGGAAAAACTTGAGGAATTAAGCGCGTGTATTACTACTGTGCCTGTGGTGCTTGCTAAGCATTATTATAAAGGCGATAAGATAGATTTTAACGCTTTTGAGCTTTTGAAAATGGTACAGCTTAGAGCGCAGAGTGAATTTGACGTAGAAAATAAATTTAGCCAAAACAGTAAAGAACTGCTAAAACAACTGGTTGAACAAGGCCAAATTACTGTAAAAAACTTAGCAGGGGTAAAATTTTATAAAAAAATATAATTTTTTGTAAAAAACTCTTGACAAAAGTATTTTTTTCTTATATAATACCATTTCTTATTTATTGATGTTCCGGATTAGCTCAGCGGTAGAGTAGTCGGCTGTTAACCGATTGGTCGTAGGTTCGAATCCTACATCCGGAGCCACTTCTTTTATTTATATAATCTCATGTAATATTATTTAATTTTACTATCATCATAAACCTTATCTTGTATTTAAACAGTTTCTGTTGAGCCATCTGCTCTAGTTAAAGTTAAATTTATTTATATGTTTAGTATTTTCTATATAAAATAGAAAATACTAATGTTTGATATCAAAGGTAAAGAATTTGCTTTTGAAGTTATTTCCCACTTTTTCATACTGAAACATTGCAGGTTCTAAATTTTGCACTTCGTGATATAAAAGACCTAACGCAAGTCTAGCTTCTAGAGTTTCTTCATTTTCTAATCTTGCAAGCTCAAGTAAGGCGATAGCTGAATTTGGGTTATTTGAGCCTATTGCAGCTACTGCTGCTAAAAAGAGTGTTTGAGCATCTTTGATTTTATAATCATCGATCAAAATATTATAAAGCGTGTATGCTTCTTGGTATTCTTTTGCAAAGATATCTACATATGCTAAAGCAAAGATCAGCCCAATGGAGTTTTTGTTGCTAGTAGAAAGTCTTTTTTTAATGTCATTTCTAACATGATTAAGCAAACCCGTAATCTGCATAAGTGTTACATAGCTATCTTTTACAATGCCTGCGCCACCAAATAATGAATTATAATCAAGTTTAGTGGTTAAAAAGTATATTTGAGCTTTTTTAGCATACTCTTTTATATCTAGATTGGTATTTTCTGAATTAAAATATAAGATATTACTAATAATATCTTCTTTTAGCAAATCTTTAAGTTCCTTAATTTTTTCATTTCTTAAATTTTCAAGATTATTTCCATTAGCAGCTATGATAGAAAACATTAATTCTAATGGTGAGTTTTCTTTGCCTGAAAGATTATCTAAATAAGGTATCATTGCTGTAAAGTCGTTTCTTGATAAATGAATGAGATATTTGTAAATATTATGGTTTTGATCAATTGTTGGATCTGCTTGTAAGTTTTCTAGTAACTCATTGGTTAATTTTGTATAGTCTTTTTTTACTAAATCCATGCAGAAAATAGCAAAAATTCCTGCAATGTAGTTTTTAGGATTTAGATGATATGCGGTTGAAAAATGCTTATAAGCATTGTGATAATCTTGCAGTTGGGCATAAGTAAGAGCAAGATTATAGTGAATAACATCATGCGCATGATAAATTTCACTAATGTTTTTAAATTCTTGATTTGCTTCTCTTAAGTGAAAGTTAAAAGCAAGGTTGATTGCATGGGATAATTCCACATTAACGCCTGATAAGGCTTTGCTTTTAACTAGCAGTTCATATTCATAACCTTGTATGAAATTTCCCAAATCAGCCTTAGTGATAAGCTCCATACTCTGTTTGACATCAAAAACACGGTAAGGGGAAAAATAAAACAGCAAATCATAAATTTGTTGTTTTCCGGTGATCAGTCTTTTTGCGAAATTTTGTTGAGCAATGTCTATATTAGACAAATTGCGTTTTAATCTAGTTTTGATTTTATAGTATTTCGTTCCGATATCTCTATCTTTAATATATAAAGCTTTTAAGATTTCAGAGCCATTGGCGTATTGTCCTAGTTTTAAGTCAACCAAAGCTAGGGCAACTTGACTTCTTTGTTTGTGTAAGTCACTTTTACTTGATTTTTCAAGGTGTTCTTTTGCTTTGGCGTACTGGCCGATCTTTGCATATAATAAACCTAGTGGAAGATCTACGTTGTATTCTTCTTGTTTTTGTAAGAAATTGATAGCATTTTTTTCTGATTGTAAAAGAGAGTAAATTTTGCCACTAATGTAGTATGACTCATCTTTGTAAGATGGATTGTCTACTTTTGAAAACATTTGCAATGCTTCTGGGTAAAAACCTTGGTAGTAATTAATCAAACCTTGATAATAATAATACAAAGAAGACTTTGAATCTTGCGGAAGATAAGCTTTAGCTAAGTCGATATAGTGATTGAATTTTGCTCTATTGCCTAGATTATAATAACACACAGCAAGATTAATACTAGCTGCTACTTTATGTTCACCTAGATCAAGAGATTGTTTAAAATTTTCTATCGCACTGGTGTAATCTTTTTGCTTCATCTGAGCCACTCCAAGATTGTAGCTAGATAGAGATTGGTTGAAAATATTGATATTATTGTAAAGCTCTAAAGCGCTTTCTATATCACCTTTTTCATATAGTAAATTTGCTTTTTGTACAACTAAATCAAGCGCTGATTGTTTTACTCTGGTGATATTTGTGCTTGAATTATCATCTGCGAAATTTTGTATAGTAGGTTTTTGTTCATCTTTAGAAAAGATGAGTATAATTAAAACAATCAATAAAACAAGCGCGAGTCCTCCAAGCGCTGAAATT of Campylobacter sp. 2014D-0216 contains these proteins:
- a CDS encoding radical SAM protein, with product MSKITFGPISSRRFGLSLGIDLSPNQKQCNFDCVYCELQAAKPLERALIYPEVQDIIHEVQKALESNVQFDFLTLTANGEPSLYPHLEKLVNELKKIKQDKKLLILSNGSGVLNPNSFNALLGIDVVKFSLDSAIEKTFYRIDRALKQIRLETMVEKMIIFREKFLGDLVMEVLIVQGLNDSKEEMHALNDVFARIKPLRVDLSTIDRPPAYPVKGVSTEKLEELSACITTVPVVLAKHYYKGDKIDFNAFELLKMVQLRAQSEFDVENKFSQNSKELLKQLVEQGQITVKNLAGVKFYKKI
- a CDS encoding aspartate-semialdehyde dehydrogenase, which produces MKKIAIVGATGAVGEELLNVLDELDFPVESILPLASAKSAGSEVEFRGKSYKVKELTPSVFKENPVDIAFFSAGGNISAEYAKYAVECGAVVIDNTSHFRMDENVPLVVPECNSEDIENWKKTGIIANPNCSTIQMVHVLKPLDDVFNLKRVDVSTYQAASGAGKEGMEELVQGMQSFFAFELDEFEAKTFPYPLALNLIPQIDVFSDNGYTKEELKMINETQKILHKKLDISATCVRVPVLRSHSEAITMHFEKEVDIAQVREILSKAPSVVVMDDVENKKYPMPLFTSDTNETYVGRIRRDINHKNIVHLWCVADQIRVGAATNAVRIAKKWLELV
- the hemE gene encoding uroporphyrinogen decarboxylase, with amino-acid sequence MIFIDACLKKPTPYTPVWMMRQAGRYLPEYMEVRAKAGDFLSLCKDYKKASEVTLQPIDILGVDAAIIFSDILVVPLEMGMDLKFEKGEGPVFSNPLKTKDDLENLDVEKSIKNLSYVYDALALTREKLSQDKALIGFCGSPWTIATYMIEGGGSKNYAKCKKLVYQNPEFLHQILSKLTLALKYYIQEQIKAGANAIQIFDSWASALEKEKFFEFSFNYMLEIANFIKEKYPDIPVILFPKGVSGFLDDIDGNFDVFGVDWSTPLELAKEKLGAKYTLQGNMEPCRLYDKKAIEVGVEKILNIMQGSAHIFNLGHGILPDIPVENAKYFIKLVQEKSQK
- a CDS encoding tetratricopeptide repeat protein; this encodes MAEEVTLKEENNQEKAFSDIDENPGVEEQTIPPGMIPPELEDEESTFQRVEEEPPAPQPQEEKKLFDKKFLILISALGGLALVLLIVLIILIFSKDEQKPTIQNFADDNSSTNITRVKQSALDLVVQKANLLYEKGDIESALELYNNINIFNQSLSSYNLGVAQMKQKDYTSAIENFKQSLDLGEHKVAASINLAVCYYNLGNRAKFNHYIDLAKAYLPQDSKSSLYYYYQGLINYYQGFYPEALQMFSKVDNPSYKDESYYISGKIYSLLQSEKNAINFLQKQEEYNVDLPLGLLYAKIGQYAKAKEHLEKSSKSDLHKQRSQVALALVDLKLGQYANGSEILKALYIKDRDIGTKYYKIKTRLKRNLSNIDIAQQNFAKRLITGKQQIYDLLFYFSPYRVFDVKQSMELITKADLGNFIQGYEYELLVKSKALSGVNVELSHAINLAFNFHLREANQEFKNISEIYHAHDVIHYNLALTYAQLQDYHNAYKHFSTAYHLNPKNYIAGIFAIFCMDLVKKDYTKLTNELLENLQADPTIDQNHNIYKYLIHLSRNDFTAMIPYLDNLSGKENSPLELMFSIIAANGNNLENLRNEKIKELKDLLKEDIISNILYFNSENTNLDIKEYAKKAQIYFLTTKLDYNSLFGGAGIVKDSYVTLMQITGLLNHVRNDIKKRLSTSNKNSIGLIFALAYVDIFAKEYQEAYTLYNILIDDYKIKDAQTLFLAAVAAIGSNNPNSAIALLELARLENEETLEARLALGLLYHEVQNLEPAMFQYEKVGNNFKSKFFTFDIKH
- a CDS encoding YqhA family protein is translated as MLGKFFENLLVKSRLVTILPVIFGLVGAFVLFFIASYDVIKVLKYVFEYFMVSNSTVDLHEDIVGLIIGAVDLYLMALVLFIFSFGIYELFISEIQEFKKTKQSKVLEVHSLDQLKDKLAKVIIMVLVVNFFQRILQMQLNTVLDMTYLAGSILALCIGLYFLHKSDH